CATAAACATTTTTATAATTATTTAATAATGGTATTTTATCTTCTATATTAATAGTTTGACTAGGATTGGTCCCCCAAGTAATTTGTGGAGATAAATTTTTTATATTAAAATAAAATTTTTTGTCAAAAAAAGAATTTTTATCTGATTTTAAAGTCTTCCAATATTTCTTTAATTTTTTCCATAAATTACCTTTAGGTGAATATTCTTTGTTTTTCAAATATTTATAAGTTACTTTATCTGGAGAAATAATACCTGATTTAGCTCCTAGTTCTACAGCCATATTACATATAGTCATTCTAGATTCCATACTAATATTAGATATTGTATTTCCATAAAATTCTATTATATAACCACTTCCAATAGAAGTACTTAAATTTTTTATTATATGCAATATAATATCTTTAGAATAAACATATTTAGGTATTTTGCCAGAAATTTTTATTTTCATATTTTTATAACGTATTTGAGATAAAGTTTGAGTAGCTAGAACATGCTCCACTTCAGATGTACCAATGCCAAAAGCTAATGATCCAAAAGCACCATGAGTGGATGTATGAGAATCACCACAAACAATTGTAGTACCAGGTAATGTTAAACCAAGCTCAGGCCCTATGACATGAACTATACCCTGTTTGGGGTGATTTAAATCAAACAATTTAATATTATGATATTTACAATTTTTTTTTAATTCTTCCATTTGAATAAATGACATTTTATTAGACTTATATGATATTTCTTTCTTTGTCGGAACATTATGATCCATAGTAGCAAAAGTTTTTTCTGGTCTTCTTACATCTCTGAATTTTTCTTTTAAAGAATAAAAAGCTTGAGGTGAAGTTACTTCATGTAACAAATGTAAATCTATATAAATTAAAGGAGTTTCGTTTTTTTTTTCATATATTACATGAGAATTATATAATTTTTCATATAAAGTTGTTTTTTTATTTTTCATTTTTTTCCTATATATTTTTAATTAAAGTTTGAGCTATTATATCACCCATTTCATCTGTAGAAACATACTCTTTATTTACATCATTACTTAAATCTTTTGTTATATAACCTAGTTCTAAAACTTCTTTTACAGTATTATCTATCTTTTTAGATATATTATCTAATTTCATAGTATATTTTAACATCATAGAAAGAGATAAAATTTGAGCTATGGGATTAGCAATATTTAAATTTTTTATATCTGGAGCTGACCCACCTGATGGTTCATATAATCCAAATTTTTTTTCATTTATACTTGCAGAGGGGAGTAATCCTATTGATCCTATTATTGCAGCACATTCATCAGAAATTATATCTCCAAAAATATTAGAACATAATATTACATCAAAAATACTAGGATTTTTAATTATTTGCATAACAGCATTATCAACATATAAATGATTTAGTTTTACATT
The sequence above is a segment of the Buchnera aphidicola (Ceratoglyphina bambusae) genome. Coding sequences within it:
- the leuC gene encoding 3-isopropylmalate dehydratase large subunit translates to MKNKKTTLYEKLYNSHVIYEKKNETPLIYIDLHLLHEVTSPQAFYSLKEKFRDVRRPEKTFATMDHNVPTKKEISYKSNKMSFIQMEELKKNCKYHNIKLFDLNHPKQGIVHVIGPELGLTLPGTTIVCGDSHTSTHGAFGSLAFGIGTSEVEHVLATQTLSQIRYKNMKIKISGKIPKYVYSKDIILHIIKNLSTSIGSGYIIEFYGNTISNISMESRMTICNMAVELGAKSGIISPDKVTYKYLKNKEYSPKGNLWKKLKKYWKTLKSDKNSFFDKKFYFNIKNLSPQITWGTNPSQTINIEDKIPLLNNYKNVYEKRNVEHALKYMRLKPGEFLKNLSIDKVFIGSCTNSRIEDLREASKIIINKKVHKNVKAIVVPGSKCVKLQAEKEGIDKIFIESGFEWRNPGCSMCLAMNDDKLNEGERCVSTSNRNFEGRQGRNSMTHLVSPAMAAAAAVYGKIVDIREI